One segment of Falco rusticolus isolate bFalRus1 chromosome 3, bFalRus1.pri, whole genome shotgun sequence DNA contains the following:
- the LOC119144268 gene encoding lymphocyte antigen 6E-like, whose product MKTTLVTLLATVLCVEQAYPFMCYVCQEQESNKNCLSISMCAKEDKYCVTVRNNIGTKPNQPKYVISKMCSPTCPASSHQQNQTYQRVSCCEKPLCNVNGVSSKQSSYGAISLGVLASITYIFACGL is encoded by the exons ATGAAGACTACCCTTGTCACCTTACTGGCTACTGTCCTGTGTGTGGAGCAAG CTTATCCATTTATGTGCTATGTGTGCCAAGAACAAGAGTCCAACAAGAACTGTTTGTCCATTTCCATGTGTGCAAAGGAAGACAAATACTGCGTGACTGTCCGTAACAACATTGGAACAA AGCCCAACCAGCCTAAATATGTCATCTCTAAGATGTGTTCTCCAACGTGTCCTGCATCAAGTcatcaacaaaaccaaacctatCAGAGGGTTTCTTGCTGTGAGAAACCATTATGCAATGTGAATGGAGTCAGTAGCAAGCAAAGCAGCTATGGAGCGATATCCCTGGGTGTACTAGCCAGTATCACTTACATCTTTGCATGTGGACTGTGA